A genomic region of Homalodisca vitripennis isolate AUS2020 chromosome 5, UT_GWSS_2.1, whole genome shotgun sequence contains the following coding sequences:
- the LOC124363677 gene encoding uncharacterized protein LOC124363677, translating into MEYLIPNSLRQMFILLRWIGGAKTETATVAVWLVWCGGWWPKGLRCKEFASRELNSKKWRPTPHLQRIVVCAIIAGTNDVAAGQQVNIYQHLERRITSKLRTAGGVVVATLPHRHDLPASHPVNLETARVNSYIEELCVRHRGTEVLDFSLIGREAFTPHGMHLKPTHKHLLAELLLECVQRLDHAVTPVLASPASTCGPPPPAQPGSPAAHVSPASPEPPVRTMAYDTFAEAVKSQRPANLQCGDDSGQKNCAGGLRDVTLRMPVAVPTGSTASLLCLYDLEGDQFYTVKWYKGRQEFFRYVLKEVPHTRVFALPGINVDVVASGAEMVVLRDVQKFLSGKYRCEVSSDAPHFHTEVVSGYMHVVNELLEEPVIRLEKNSYSAGDTLRANCSSPPSSPPANVTWYLNGEEEEASSLQHHGNTSDTVTTASLTVELSAARFPGGKLRLRCVADLFSISRTVRELWLDEDRPRLASVLGNKNSAAGGASSFTCLLQMALMAAVIHSR; encoded by the exons ATGGAATATCTCATCCCTAACTCACTCAGACAGATGTTCATTCTACTGAGATGGATTGGAGGTgccaaa ACGGAGACAGCCACAGTCGCGGTCTGGCTGGTCTGGTGCGGCGGATGGTGGCCCAAGGGACTGCGGTGCAAGGAGTTTGCAAGCCGGGAGCTAAACTCCAAGAAGTGGCGTCCGACACCCCACCTCCAGCGGATAGTTGTTTGCGCCATCATTGCCGGCACTAACGATGTTGCCGCCGGTCAGCAGGTGAACATCTACCAACACCTGGAGCGGCGCATCACCAGCAAGCTGAGGACTGCCGGCGGGGTTGTCGTCGCTACTCTGCCCCACAGACACGACCTGCCTGCGAGCCATCCTGTCAACCTGGAGACCGCGCGAGTAAACTCGTACATCGAGGAGCTGTGCGTGAGGCATCGTGGGACAGAAGTACTAGACTTCAGCCTCATCGGCAGAGAGGCCTTCACACCGCACGGGATGCACCTCAAGCCCACACACAAACACCTGCTGGCCGAGCTGCTGCTGGAGTGTGTGCAAAGGTTGGACCACGCAGTCACCCCGGTCCTGGCATCGCCCGCTAGCACCTGCGGGCCGCCGCCGCCGGCCCAGCCGGGATCGCCCGCCGCCCATGTGTCGCCAGCTTCTCCTGAACCACCGGTCCGGACCATGGCCTACGACACCTTCGCCGAGGCGGTGAAGAGCCAACGCCCAGCCAACCTCCAGTGCGGTGATGATTCTGGACAAAAAAACT GTGCTGGAGGTCTGAGAGACGTCACCCTCCGCATGCCTGTGGCCGTCCCCACGGGCTCTACCGCCTCCCTACTCTGCCTCTACGACTTGGAGGGAGACCAATTCTACACGGTCAAGTGGTACAAAGGTCGACAAGAGTTCTTCAGGTACGTCCTCAAGGAAGTCCCGCACACCAGAGTTTTCGCACTGCCTGGAATCAATGTCGAT GTGGTGGCCTCCGGAGCGGAGATGGTGGTGTTACGGGATGTGCAGAAGTTCTTGTCCGGCAAGTACCGCTGTGAGGTATCCAGCGACGCCCCACACTTCCACACCGAGGTGGTCTCAGGCTACATGCACGTGGTCA ATGAACTTCTAGAAGAACCTGTTATTAGGTTGGAGAAAAACAGCTACTCTGCAGGAGATACACTAAGAGCCAACTGCAGCTCACCCCCCTCCTCCCCACCAGCCAATGTTACATGGTATCTCAATGGTGAAGAG gaAGAGGCCAGTTCCCTGCAGCACCACGGGAACACCAGTGACACGGTGACGACGGCAAGTCTCACAGTGGAACTGTCTGCGGCTAGATTTCCGGGCGGCAAGCTGCGCCTGCGCTGTGTTGCCGATCTGTTCTCCATCTCCCGGACAGTCCGGGAACTATGGCTGGATGAGGACCGGCCTCGCCTTGCCTCTGTGCTTGGAAACAAGAACTCCGCCG CTGGCGGAGCCTCAAGCTTCACTTGCCTACTACAGATGGCCCTGATGGCAGCTGTAATACACTCCAGGTAA